From Chryseobacterium sp. IHB B 17019, one genomic window encodes:
- a CDS encoding M1 family metallopeptidase translates to MKKLSYTLLFASGLIFGQFFEKDKTFTKQDTLKGSNTKFRNFWDVKKYNLSVEPDFEQKSIKGNNTISFEIIKDAANPTFQIDLQQPMKADKVEASFLIAEYKQDGDFIWIKTNKNFKKGEKYTINVTYSGNPTIAKNAPWDGGWVFTKDEKGNPWMSVADEGIGASIWLPTKDIWSDEPDNGVIMKIITPKDLVGIGNGKLIDKKTQGDKIAYSWEVKNPINAYSIIPNIGKYVNFKDTYKGEKGTLDLDYWVLDYNLDKAKKQFQQVKPMLSAFEYWFGPYPFYEDSYKLVDSPYLGMEHQSNVAYGNGYQNGYLGRDLSGTGVGLNWDYIIIHESGHEWFANNITAKDQADMWVHEGFTMYSEVLFTEKYMDKKSADIYMQGIHKTINNDIPIIGKYGVRNEGSGDMYPKGASMLHTIRQVINNDDKFRQILRGLNKDFYHQTVTTQQVEDYISKKSGIDFSSIFNQYLRTTKVPVLEYVQKGEEMKFRYTDVVKGFNLPIRIGEQTINPTEQWQTVKLKKGGSIDFNKNYYINYKKVQ, encoded by the coding sequence ATGAAAAAGCTGTCGTATACACTTTTGTTTGCCTCCGGACTTATCTTCGGACAGTTCTTTGAGAAAGATAAAACATTCACAAAACAAGATACATTAAAGGGTTCCAATACAAAATTCCGGAATTTTTGGGATGTCAAGAAATATAATCTTTCCGTAGAGCCGGATTTTGAACAGAAAAGTATCAAAGGAAACAATACAATCAGTTTTGAAATTATAAAAGACGCTGCAAATCCCACATTTCAAATTGATTTACAACAACCGATGAAAGCTGATAAAGTGGAAGCAAGTTTCCTGATAGCAGAATATAAACAGGATGGTGATTTTATTTGGATTAAAACCAATAAAAACTTTAAAAAGGGAGAAAAATATACTATTAATGTCACTTACTCCGGAAACCCTACGATTGCAAAAAATGCTCCTTGGGACGGAGGTTGGGTTTTCACAAAAGATGAAAAAGGAAATCCGTGGATGAGCGTTGCTGACGAAGGAATCGGGGCATCTATCTGGCTTCCGACAAAAGATATCTGGAGCGATGAACCAGACAACGGTGTTATTATGAAAATTATCACTCCGAAAGATTTAGTAGGTATCGGAAACGGAAAGTTAATTGATAAAAAAACTCAGGGTGATAAAATTGCTTACAGCTGGGAAGTGAAAAATCCCATCAATGCCTACTCTATCATTCCGAATATTGGAAAATATGTAAATTTTAAAGATACTTACAAAGGCGAAAAAGGAACGCTGGATCTGGATTACTGGGTACTGGATTATAATTTAGATAAAGCAAAAAAACAATTCCAGCAAGTAAAACCGATGCTTTCGGCATTTGAATATTGGTTTGGGCCGTATCCTTTTTATGAAGACTCTTACAAGCTTGTTGACTCACCGTATTTAGGCATGGAACACCAAAGTAATGTTGCCTATGGAAACGGGTATCAAAACGGATATCTTGGAAGAGATTTGTCCGGAACGGGAGTTGGACTGAACTGGGATTATATCATCATTCATGAAAGCGGCCATGAGTGGTTTGCAAACAATATCACGGCAAAAGATCAGGCGGATATGTGGGTGCATGAAGGTTTCACGATGTATTCCGAAGTGCTTTTTACCGAAAAATATATGGATAAAAAATCTGCGGATATTTATATGCAGGGAATCCATAAAACGATCAATAATGACATTCCTATTATCGGAAAATATGGCGTAAGAAATGAAGGCAGCGGCGATATGTATCCAAAAGGAGCAAGCATGCTGCACACCATTCGTCAGGTTATTAATAATGATGATAAATTCAGACAGATCTTAAGAGGATTAAATAAAGATTTCTATCACCAAACCGTTACCACACAACAGGTTGAGGATTATATTTCAAAAAAATCGGGGATAGATTTTTCAAGTATTTTTAATCAATATTTAAGAACTACAAAAGTTCCGGTTTTAGAATATGTTCAAAAAGGAGAAGAAATGAAATTCCGTTATACAGATGTAGTTAAAGGCTTTAATCTTCCGATCAGAATTGGCGAACAAACCATCAACCCTACCGAACAATGGCAGACTGTAAAACTGAAGAAAGGAGGTTCCATTGATTTCAATAAAAATTATTATATCAATTATAAAAAAGTGCAATAA
- a CDS encoding M61 family metallopeptidase: MKKIALSLGILTAFLVNAQSIKTTIDLVNVKDDKVAVTMEFPKMKSGDVKFHFPKTVPGTYSVDDYGRFVEGIKFYDNKGKELAFTKVGDNTYTLKNAQNLTKVTYLVNDSFDDEMDSSKHKAVFSPSGTDIEAGKVYMVNTHGFIGYIDNMQDVPYQLVIQKPTDFYGTTALVDQDKSESTDTFTLANYAKLTDSPLMYTKPDYITFNAGGMDLVLGVYSPTGKYKAADFKENLEKMVVAQKKFLGDMNTNKKYAIMLYLSGGDGPQIKGFGALEHHESTSVVLPEMMPKEAIDKTITDVVSHEFFHTVNPLKTHSEEIHYFDYADPKMSQHLWMYEGGTEYFANLFQIQEGLITKDEFLQRINEKITNSKSYNDTMPFTVMSKNILKDEYKDQYRNVYEKGTLLTMCLDIELRKLSNGEMGYRDMIRKLSQRFGENKPFKDDKLIDELVAVTGYPQVRDFYNKYIAGSQPTPYADYLNQVGVEIKKQETPPIFWFIKNPEQTGYNDKNNTFIFDESSALSSFAKSIGFKITDEIVALDGKTINVQNIQDFIGYSKTIKEGQNVTVTVLRNNGGKSEKIDLKGKAILDKMTVETLQYKANPTPAELKLQTQWLTGKK, encoded by the coding sequence ATGAAAAAAATAGCACTAAGCTTGGGTATATTGACTGCATTTCTCGTTAATGCCCAGTCTATCAAAACAACAATTGACCTTGTCAATGTAAAAGATGATAAAGTTGCCGTTACAATGGAATTTCCGAAAATGAAATCCGGCGACGTAAAGTTTCATTTTCCAAAAACCGTTCCCGGAACTTATTCCGTGGATGATTACGGAAGATTTGTAGAAGGAATAAAATTTTATGATAATAAAGGAAAGGAACTGGCTTTTACAAAAGTAGGAGACAATACCTATACCCTTAAAAATGCTCAGAATTTAACAAAAGTAACCTATCTGGTAAACGACAGTTTTGATGATGAGATGGATTCTTCAAAACATAAAGCCGTATTTTCCCCTTCTGGAACGGACATCGAAGCCGGAAAAGTGTATATGGTAAATACACACGGTTTTATTGGATATATCGACAATATGCAGGATGTTCCTTATCAATTAGTAATTCAGAAACCGACTGATTTCTACGGAACAACCGCTTTAGTAGATCAGGATAAGTCTGAATCTACGGATACGTTTACCCTGGCAAATTATGCAAAGCTTACGGACTCTCCTTTGATGTACACAAAACCTGATTACATCACGTTTAATGCAGGCGGAATGGATCTTGTTCTGGGCGTTTATTCTCCGACGGGAAAATATAAAGCTGCTGATTTTAAAGAAAATTTAGAAAAAATGGTAGTGGCTCAGAAGAAATTTTTGGGTGACATGAATACCAACAAAAAATATGCGATCATGCTCTACCTTTCAGGAGGTGACGGGCCGCAGATCAAAGGTTTCGGAGCATTGGAACACCATGAATCTACGAGTGTTGTCCTTCCTGAAATGATGCCGAAAGAAGCCATTGATAAAACCATTACAGACGTAGTTTCCCACGAGTTTTTCCACACGGTAAATCCTTTGAAAACGCACTCGGAAGAGATTCATTATTTCGATTATGCAGACCCGAAAATGTCTCAACACCTTTGGATGTATGAAGGCGGAACGGAATATTTTGCCAATTTATTCCAGATTCAGGAAGGTCTGATTACTAAAGATGAGTTCCTTCAAAGAATTAACGAAAAAATTACAAACTCCAAGAGCTACAACGACACCATGCCTTTCACGGTGATGAGTAAAAATATTCTTAAGGACGAATACAAAGATCAATACAGAAACGTTTACGAAAAAGGAACACTTTTGACGATGTGCCTTGATATTGAATTAAGAAAACTGTCAAACGGTGAAATGGGTTACCGCGATATGATCAGAAAATTATCGCAAAGATTCGGTGAAAACAAGCCGTTTAAAGATGATAAGCTGATTGATGAATTGGTAGCAGTAACAGGATATCCTCAGGTGAGAGATTTCTACAACAAATACATTGCCGGAAGCCAGCCAACGCCTTATGCAGATTACCTGAACCAGGTGGGAGTAGAAATTAAAAAGCAGGAAACGCCACCAATTTTCTGGTTTATTAAAAATCCGGAACAAACGGGTTACAACGATAAAAACAATACTTTTATTTTCGATGAAAGTTCGGCTTTATCATCTTTTGCAAAGAGTATAGGCTTCAAAATAACCGACGAAATTGTAGCATTGGATGGGAAAACAATTAATGTTCAGAATATTCAGGATTTCATTGGGTATTCTAAAACAATTAAAGAAGGCCAGAATGTGACAGTAACCGTTTTAAGAAACAACGGCGGAAAATCTGAAAAAATTGATCTTAAAGGAAAAGCAATTTTAGATAAAATGACAGTGGAAACATTGCAATATAAAGCTAATCCTACTCCGGCAGAACTGAAGCTGCAGACGCAGTGGCTGACTGGAAAGAAATAA
- a CDS encoding ATP-binding protein yields the protein MLRKSILARLNNWIIFTLMTIVVLTIVIASTILINFLRKEEVKRVDILVSALRFQQEVANPNLEVQALLLQIYSSNTTIPLIILDKNDQIIEHKNIPKDIEGDSSKILALAKKMAKSYTPIEIEIVKGNKQIVYYDNSQLLNNLRYSPFILGFFILCYFLFSFWFLRTVKKTDEGYLWAGLAKETAHQIGTPLSSMIGWMEIMKLDTPDSEGVHEIEKDIERLRTISERFSKIGSVPELNDMDFNATIRENYDYLKTRISRKINFGLHLPNYTILVPHNKILMSWVIENLVKNAVDAMKGEGSISMSVFERNKNIVVEVQDNGSGMTKQQARNAFKPGYSTKKRGWGLGLSLAKRVIKEYHSGDIKISQTEVGKGTTFRITIKKG from the coding sequence ATTTTGAGGAAATCCATTCTTGCCAGGCTGAATAACTGGATTATTTTTACCTTAATGACCATCGTGGTTTTAACGATTGTCATTGCTTCGACGATTCTTATTAATTTTTTGCGAAAAGAAGAAGTGAAAAGGGTTGATATTTTGGTAAGCGCCTTAAGATTTCAGCAGGAAGTAGCGAATCCGAATTTGGAAGTTCAGGCATTGCTTCTTCAGATTTATAGCTCCAATACAACAATTCCGCTCATTATTTTAGATAAAAATGATCAGATTATTGAGCACAAAAATATCCCTAAAGATATTGAAGGTGACTCCTCGAAAATATTAGCTTTAGCAAAAAAAATGGCAAAGAGCTATACTCCTATTGAAATTGAAATCGTAAAAGGAAACAAGCAAATTGTTTATTACGACAATTCACAATTGTTGAATAATTTACGCTATTCTCCATTTATCTTAGGATTTTTTATTCTGTGCTATTTTCTGTTTTCATTCTGGTTTTTAAGGACTGTCAAAAAAACAGATGAAGGATATCTCTGGGCCGGATTGGCGAAGGAAACGGCACATCAGATAGGAACCCCGCTGTCTTCAATGATCGGCTGGATGGAGATCATGAAGCTCGACACTCCTGATTCTGAAGGCGTTCATGAGATTGAAAAAGATATTGAAAGATTAAGAACAATCTCTGAAAGGTTTTCCAAAATCGGTTCTGTTCCGGAGCTGAATGATATGGATTTTAATGCAACTATTCGTGAGAATTATGATTATTTAAAAACCAGGATTTCAAGAAAAATAAATTTCGGACTGCATCTTCCTAATTATACAATTTTGGTTCCTCACAATAAAATTCTGATGAGCTGGGTAATTGAAAATCTAGTAAAAAATGCCGTAGATGCGATGAAAGGTGAGGGTTCCATTTCCATGTCTGTTTTTGAACGGAATAAAAATATTGTAGTGGAAGTTCAGGATAACGGAAGCGGAATGACGAAACAACAAGCTAGGAATGCCTTTAAACCAGGATATTCAACCAAAAAAAGAGGTTGGGGATTGGGATTGTCATTAGCGAAAAGGGTAATCAAAGAATATCACAGCGGAGATATTAAAATCTCACAGACTGAAGTGGGAAAGGGGACGACTTTTAGAATAACGATTAAAAAAGGATAA
- the dacB gene encoding D-alanyl-D-alanine carboxypeptidase/D-alanyl-D-alanine endopeptidase: MRKIVAILTLSTQIIFAQNIAQKLDAATKELMDSSGAIASNLSFYVSDENGNFIYEYQGNKGLSTASTQKIFTAAAALETLGKSYTYKTTSSFSGNISGGVLNGNLFITSNGDPTLGSWRYDAYKPENFKQKLIEVIKKSGITKISGDLIIDDSYFDHQTIPGGWPWDDLGNYYGAGVWGINWRENQFDININGTEFQSFSYPLEGVKWLNDLKVGGSSDQSLIFTAPHSDVALINGTLPSKTVTVSGSTPNPPLQLGVEVKQWLKESGIDFSGKVVTNSQLEIEGKQAMEVPKENVILTYESPTLDKIIYWFLRKSINLYGETLIKTLGKEKKGNPSFKSGVAFLKDFWKSKGINPNMINFADGSGLSPQNYASAKAQVQALLYAKKQLWFESYYDGFPIQENGIKMKSGTMRDTKSFAGYHTSKDGKKYVFSIIINNYQGSGSSELQKILNVLK; the protein is encoded by the coding sequence ATGAGAAAAATAGTAGCAATTCTCACTCTTTCAACGCAAATTATTTTTGCTCAAAATATAGCCCAAAAACTGGATGCAGCCACCAAAGAGCTGATGGATTCTTCGGGGGCAATTGCTTCCAACCTGTCGTTTTATGTTTCTGATGAAAACGGAAATTTTATTTACGAATATCAGGGAAATAAAGGACTTTCTACTGCTTCAACACAGAAAATATTCACAGCAGCGGCGGCTTTGGAAACGTTAGGTAAAAGTTATACTTATAAAACAACATCAAGCTTTTCAGGAAATATTTCTGGCGGAGTTTTAAATGGAAACCTTTTCATCACTTCAAACGGGGACCCTACATTGGGAAGCTGGAGGTATGATGCTTATAAACCGGAAAATTTTAAGCAAAAACTAATTGAAGTCATAAAAAAATCAGGAATCACAAAGATTTCCGGTGACCTTATTATCGATGATTCTTATTTTGATCATCAAACTATTCCCGGAGGCTGGCCCTGGGATGATCTGGGAAATTATTATGGTGCAGGAGTCTGGGGAATCAACTGGCGTGAAAATCAGTTTGATATCAATATAAACGGAACCGAATTTCAAAGTTTTTCCTATCCTCTGGAAGGTGTAAAATGGTTGAACGACCTGAAAGTTGGAGGAAGTTCAGACCAAAGCCTGATCTTCACGGCACCGCATTCTGATGTTGCTTTAATTAACGGAACTTTACCTTCAAAAACGGTTACGGTTTCCGGTTCTACACCGAATCCGCCACTACAATTAGGAGTTGAAGTAAAACAATGGTTGAAGGAATCAGGAATTGATTTTTCCGGAAAAGTGGTGACAAATTCTCAATTGGAAATTGAAGGAAAACAAGCTATGGAAGTCCCGAAAGAAAATGTAATTCTTACATACGAATCTCCAACCTTAGATAAAATTATTTATTGGTTTTTAAGAAAAAGTATCAATCTTTACGGTGAAACGTTAATTAAAACATTGGGAAAAGAAAAGAAAGGAAATCCAAGCTTTAAAAGTGGAGTTGCGTTTCTGAAAGACTTCTGGAAGTCAAAGGGAATCAACCCAAATATGATTAATTTTGCTGATGGAAGTGGACTTTCACCACAGAATTATGCTTCGGCAAAAGCACAGGTTCAGGCCTTGCTGTATGCGAAAAAACAACTGTGGTTTGAGTCTTATTATGACGGCTTCCCGATTCAGGAAAACGGTATCAAAATGAAAAGCGGAACCATGCGCGATACCAAATCTTTTGCGGGTTACCATACTTCAAAAGATGGAAAAAAATATGTATTTTCTATCATTATTAACAATTATCAGGGAAGCGGAAGTTCGGAGCTGCAGAAAATTCTGAATGTTTTAAAATAA
- the pepE gene encoding dipeptidase PepE: MNIILASTSTLFGGEYLEYLREELIKLYEGIDEIIFVPFARPGGISLDDYTAKAQSFFETINIKVKGLHEFEDKIEALNQAKAYFTGGGNTFLLVKTLHEENLMSVLKQNIENGKPYLGCSAGSNIGGQNMKTTNDMPIVYPPSFGCMGLVPFNINPHYLDPNPDLKHNGETRETRIKEFLTQNDLKVVGLREGNWIRKVGDKITVEGSELTRIFEKDKEPYEIEPGTEL, from the coding sequence ATGAATATCATATTAGCTTCAACATCCACACTTTTCGGAGGGGAATATTTGGAATATTTAAGGGAAGAATTAATCAAATTGTATGAAGGAATTGATGAAATTATTTTCGTTCCTTTTGCCCGACCCGGCGGAATTTCTTTGGATGATTATACAGCAAAAGCTCAATCTTTCTTTGAAACCATTAATATTAAGGTAAAAGGCCTCCACGAATTTGAAGATAAAATAGAGGCATTAAATCAGGCAAAAGCTTATTTTACAGGCGGCGGAAATACTTTTCTTTTGGTAAAAACCTTACATGAAGAAAATCTGATGTCTGTTTTAAAGCAAAATATAGAAAACGGAAAACCTTATTTAGGGTGCAGTGCCGGAAGCAATATCGGTGGACAAAACATGAAAACCACGAACGATATGCCGATCGTTTATCCACCGAGTTTTGGTTGTATGGGATTGGTTCCTTTTAATATAAATCCGCATTACCTCGATCCGAATCCGGATTTGAAGCATAACGGTGAAACAAGGGAAACAAGGATTAAAGAGTTTTTAACTCAGAACGATCTGAAAGTTGTCGGTTTACGGGAAGGCAATTGGATCAGAAAAGTTGGAGATAAAATTACCGTTGAAGGCAGTGAGCTGACAAGGATTTTTGAAAAAGATAAAGAACCTTACGAGATAGAACCGGGCACGGAATTGTAA
- a CDS encoding tetratricopeptide repeat protein, producing MKMIKIEIKSLFLGLLFIGGASFLSAQTTPVDSTKTTAATSQTGNSTIDALKKQIEANPKDTDALAKLATAYQEASDWTNAVETWKKISALLPDWAPSYYSQAYAYQSAKDDANAKIAYEKYIATVKPEEVEQNKKNLAYAYFYIAFAEQQSNPAKAKEHITKSLQYDPTNEEAIKLNKVLNS from the coding sequence ATGAAAATGATTAAGATTGAAATTAAAAGCCTGTTTTTAGGTTTATTATTTATAGGAGGTGCGAGTTTTTTAAGTGCACAGACAACTCCGGTAGATAGTACAAAAACTACGGCTGCTACAAGCCAAACAGGAAATTCTACTATTGATGCCCTTAAAAAACAAATCGAAGCCAATCCGAAGGATACGGATGCTTTAGCCAAGTTGGCAACAGCTTATCAGGAAGCATCTGACTGGACCAATGCAGTAGAAACCTGGAAAAAGATCTCTGCCCTGTTACCAGATTGGGCTCCATCTTATTACAGCCAGGCTTATGCGTATCAGTCGGCTAAAGATGATGCTAATGCAAAGATTGCTTATGAAAAGTATATTGCAACTGTAAAACCGGAAGAAGTGGAACAGAATAAGAAAAATCTGGCTTACGCTTATTTTTATATTGCTTTTGCGGAGCAACAAAGTAATCCAGCCAAAGCAAAGGAACATATTACGAAATCTTTACAGTATGATCCTACCAATGAGGAAGCTATCAAACTTAATAAAGTTTTAAATTCATAG
- a CDS encoding YdeI/OmpD-associated family protein, with translation MKNFTTKLEIIGINPFVFIPEEILNHIFEKAGKDKSPIPVKGTVNGKEFKQNLMKYLGEWRLYVNLTMLKDSPKRIGETIEVFVEFDDSDRSISIHPKLEEAIKESPFATKNFESLIPSRKLELIRYINNLKTEESINRNIEKIIRHLHGETDFFGKKIN, from the coding sequence ATGAAAAACTTCACCACCAAACTCGAAATCATCGGCATCAATCCTTTTGTTTTCATTCCTGAAGAAATTTTGAATCATATTTTCGAAAAAGCAGGAAAGGATAAAAGCCCGATTCCTGTGAAAGGAACTGTAAATGGTAAAGAATTTAAGCAAAACCTGATGAAGTATTTAGGTGAATGGCGATTATATGTTAATTTAACCATGCTAAAAGATTCTCCCAAAAGAATTGGTGAGACAATAGAAGTTTTTGTTGAGTTTGATGACTCAGACAGAAGCATTTCCATTCATCCAAAATTAGAGGAAGCTATTAAAGAAAGTCCGTTTGCTACAAAGAATTTTGAAAGTTTAATTCCTTCAAGAAAATTAGAGTTAATCCGATATATTAATAATCTTAAAACTGAAGAAAGCATTAACCGGAACATTGAAAAAATCATTCGTCATCTCCACGGTGAAACAGACTTTTTCGGTAAGAAAATTAACTAA
- the fsa gene encoding fructose-6-phosphate aldolase: MKFFIDTANLEQIKEAKDLGILDGVTTNPSLMAKEGIQGAEAIKNHYKAICEIVDGDISAEVLSTTYEEMIKEGEELAAIHPNIVVKIPMIKDGIKALKYFSDKGIKTNCTLIFSAGQALLAAKAGATYVSPFLGRLDDISTDGLNLIQEIRLIFDNYMYETEILAASIRHSMHIIDCAKIGADVITSPLPPILSLLKHPLTESGLAQFIADSQKLA; the protein is encoded by the coding sequence ATGAAATTTTTTATCGACACTGCTAATTTAGAGCAAATTAAAGAAGCTAAAGATCTTGGAATCCTTGATGGAGTAACGACAAACCCTTCATTAATGGCAAAAGAAGGCATCCAGGGAGCTGAAGCAATTAAAAATCACTACAAAGCAATTTGCGAAATCGTAGACGGCGATATTTCTGCAGAAGTACTTTCTACAACGTACGAGGAAATGATCAAAGAAGGTGAAGAATTGGCAGCAATCCACCCAAATATCGTAGTAAAAATCCCGATGATTAAAGACGGAATCAAAGCTTTAAAATATTTTTCCGATAAAGGAATCAAAACTAACTGTACATTGATTTTCTCTGCTGGACAGGCTCTTTTAGCAGCGAAAGCCGGAGCAACTTATGTTTCTCCTTTCCTGGGAAGACTGGATGATATTTCAACAGACGGGCTGAACCTTATCCAGGAAATCAGATTAATTTTTGATAATTATATGTATGAAACTGAAATTTTGGCGGCTTCTATCCGTCACTCAATGCATATTATCGATTGCGCGAAGATTGGTGCTGATGTAATTACATCACCACTTCCTCCGATCTTGAGCTTGCTAAAACATCCATTAACGGAAAGCGGATTGGCTCAGTTTATTGCAGACTCTCAGAAATTAGCTTAA
- a CDS encoding GLPGLI family protein, giving the protein MRKTIFILTLLLGIFMNAQNQRFIYEYRFVKDSTKKNNAESAIMYLDVAKKGSKFYNRNNFVADSITNERVKSGNFDLKDIKVKEPKYTIEKNYPDYKVLYFNIMDAVEYKVSDDRKINWQILPDKEKIGELNAQKAVGEFAGRKWIAWFVSEIPIQDGPYKFHGLPGLIIKIEDTTSSHIFILKAIKKLKENEVWKSENNKERFEDMIALDPENYKKHFIENRKNPTRRLGQWIASNQETMLLDRDGKEVNPNEMIRRKEKEAREENARNNNILELDLLQ; this is encoded by the coding sequence ATGAGAAAAACAATTTTTATCCTTACCCTCCTTTTGGGTATATTCATGAATGCTCAGAATCAACGGTTTATATATGAATATCGATTTGTAAAAGATTCTACAAAAAAGAACAATGCAGAATCTGCAATCATGTATCTGGATGTAGCGAAAAAAGGTTCCAAATTTTATAACAGAAATAACTTTGTTGCTGACTCAATTACAAATGAGAGAGTTAAATCGGGCAATTTTGATTTAAAAGATATCAAAGTTAAAGAGCCAAAATATACAATAGAAAAGAATTATCCTGACTATAAAGTTTTATACTTTAACATCATGGATGCAGTCGAATATAAAGTTTCTGACGATCGGAAGATTAACTGGCAAATTTTACCTGACAAAGAAAAAATTGGAGAACTTAATGCACAAAAAGCTGTTGGCGAATTTGCAGGAAGAAAATGGATCGCATGGTTTGTTTCAGAGATTCCTATTCAGGATGGACCTTATAAATTTCATGGACTGCCTGGTTTGATTATAAAGATTGAAGATACTACAAGCTCACATATTTTTATTTTGAAAGCAATTAAAAAATTGAAAGAAAATGAAGTCTGGAAAAGTGAAAATAATAAGGAAAGATTTGAAGATATGATCGCTTTAGATCCTGAAAATTATAAAAAACATTTTATTGAAAATAGAAAAAACCCCACAAGAAGATTAGGCCAATGGATTGCAAGCAACCAGGAGACAATGCTATTAGATAGGGACGGTAAAGAGGTAAATCCAAATGAAATGATAAGAAGAAAAGAGAAAGAAGCTAGAGAAGAAAATGCCAGAAATAACAACATTCTGGAATTAGATTTATTGCAATAA
- a CDS encoding TlpA family protein disulfide reductase, giving the protein MMKFKNFLKAAVLLLVLIPLNYNAQQSWKDEALKGLNKSEIEGNFNPFDKNISIYSAEGKKIEGNEMMQAVMSKEYSFDKYKNADSELKVIVLRKLTEQEKADRKAKMDKEAKEKAAAKPAFVKKAAPSFTLTDLNKKKYNLNSLKGKVVVINFWFTTCAPCLAEMPELNKLAQKYADKEVVFLAVTFNNEAVLKKFLAKNQFKYNIVPNAKKTVDQFKVDGYPTHIIIDKNSQIVFRDGFSSSIIEELDTEIQKALQ; this is encoded by the coding sequence ATGATGAAATTTAAAAATTTTCTTAAGGCTGCGGTCTTATTACTGGTATTAATCCCATTAAACTACAACGCTCAGCAAAGCTGGAAAGATGAAGCTTTGAAAGGGCTTAACAAATCAGAAATCGAGGGCAATTTTAATCCGTTTGATAAAAATATTTCCATCTATTCAGCAGAAGGAAAAAAGATTGAGGGAAATGAGATGATGCAGGCGGTGATGAGTAAAGAATATAGCTTTGATAAGTATAAGAATGCTGATAGTGAACTAAAAGTAATAGTATTAAGAAAGCTTACCGAGCAGGAAAAAGCTGACCGGAAAGCAAAAATGGATAAAGAAGCAAAAGAAAAGGCAGCTGCAAAACCTGCTTTTGTGAAAAAAGCCGCACCATCTTTTACCTTAACAGATTTAAACAAGAAAAAATACAATTTAAATAGCTTGAAAGGTAAGGTTGTGGTCATTAATTTCTGGTTTACAACCTGTGCTCCCTGCCTTGCTGAAATGCCGGAACTCAACAAACTGGCGCAAAAATATGCAGATAAAGAGGTGGTGTTTTTAGCAGTAACATTTAATAATGAAGCAGTTTTGAAGAAATTCTTGGCCAAAAATCAATTTAAATATAATATTGTTCCCAATGCCAAGAAAACTGTAGATCAGTTTAAAGTGGACGGTTACCCGACTCATATTATTATTGATAAAAACTCTCAGATTGTTTTTAGAGATGGTTTCAGTTCAAGTATAATAGAAGAACTGGATACTGAAATCCAAAAAGCTTTACAATAA